GCCAGTTGCGCCGCGCCATCCGGGGCGGTCACGAAGATCCGGTCGAACCGGTTCAGCAACTGCCGGTTCGCGACGGCGCCGATGCGCCACCGGCTGCGCCAGGCTTTTGGAATATCGGGCAGGATCAGGAACAGGGCGGTGCCACGTGCGCCCGCATAGCTCAGCGTGCTGGCGGGAAGATGGGCGGGGTAGAACAGCGCGATGTCCGGCCGCCAGCGGTCCAGGAAGGCCGTGCTTGGCCGAAGGCCTTCGCCCGGACCCGCGGCGCACAGCACATCGGGCAGGTCCGGCAGGGACGCTGGCCAGTCCGGTACGCTGTTTTGGCCGGTGACGAGAATGGTCAGGTCGGGGTCCCGGTCGTCAAGCTGGCGCAGAAGTTCGGCAACTTCCGCCTGCGCGTCGGGCGGCGGCGCATGCACCCAGACCAGCGGCCCATTGGGCCGCGTGGCGTTCGATCCGCTGTGTCCCGCCATTGGCCGTCCTGTCAGGCGCCCAGTTCCTCGGTCGGGCCAGCCTCGAGTTCCTCGTCGCGCAGTCGGTGAATATGGGCGATGAAATAGCGCATATGGGCGTTGTCGACCGTGCGCTGGGCCTCGGCCTTCCAAGCGTCATAGGCGGTCTGGTAGTCGGGAAACATGCCCACGATATGGATGTCGTTGACGTCCTTGAAGACGGTGTGGCTGGGGTCGATCAACTCGCCACCGAAGACGAGATGCAGGCGTTGGGGCATGGGGTTCTCCGGTCCTTCTGGATGTGTGGCTACCCTAGATCATGCAGGTGCAGCAGGAAAGGGGATCAGGCCAGTCGCGCGACCAATTCGCCATGGAGCATCGGCGCACCCGCCAGAACGCCGTGCGATGTCGGCCTTGGTCCATCGAAGCGCAGCGGGCGGCCTGCCCGGTCGGTCACGGTGGCGCCGGCCTCTGCCGCGATCAGGCTGCCTGCGGCGGTGTCCCAGTCCCAGCTGTCGCGCAGCGTGATCATGGCGTCGTAACGGCCCTGGGCGACAAGGCAAAGCCGGTAGGCAAGAGAGGCCCGCAGGGACCGTCTGACCCGCGGCGGCGGCCCGGCCCAGTGCCCGGGGTCGAGGGCCGGGCGCGCTGTCAGGATCGATGCGCCGTCCAGTTTGGCACGTTGGCTGGCATGGATCGGCCGGTCGTTCAAACGGGCCCCGGCCCCCGCGGCGGCGGTGTAAAGCTTGTCGGCAACGGGCAGATAGACCGCCGCGGCGATGACCGTCCCGGCCTCTGCCACGGCAATCGCATGGGCAAAGCTCTTGCCGCCCTGGATGAAATCCCGCGTTCCGTCGATGGGATCGACGATGAAACAGCGCGCAGCCGTCAGGCGCCCGGCATCGTCCTCGGTTTCCTCCGACAGCCAGCCATAATCGGGACGGGCAGAGAGAAGCCGCTCGCGCAGCATGTCGTTCACGGCGATGTCGGCCTCGGTCACCGGGCCCTGCTTGTCGGGCTTGTCCCAAGTCTGCGGATCGCGCCGCCAGTAGTGCCGGGCGATGGCGCCAGCCTCTTGCGCGGCCTCGGTCAGCAGCGCAAGGTCAGTCCCCGGCAAGCGTCAGACCCTCCACCCGCAGGCTGGGCACCCGGCGGGACAGGTGATCGCGGGCGTCATTTGCGGGCGTGATCCGGCGCAGCATGTCGGGCAGGCTGCCCGCGATGGTGCATTCGTTCACCGGATAGGCGATTTCGCCGTTCTCCACCCAAAAGCCCGACGCCCCGCGGGAATAGTCGCCGGTGTTGGGGTTGATCGTGCTGCCGATCAGCGAGGTGACCAGAAGCCCGGTGCCCATCTCGGCCAGCAATTCGTCCCGGCTGGCGGTGCCCGGTGTCAGGGTCAGGTTGCCCGCGGCGGGCGAGGGGGGAGAGGAGGTGCCGCGCACCGCGTTGGCGGTGCTTTCCAGCCCCAGCTTGCGCGCCGTGGCAAGGTCCAGCACCCAGCCGGTCAGGATGCCCTTGTCCACGATCAGCCGTCGCGCGGTGGGCAGCCCCTCGGCGTCGAACGGGCGGGAGCCGGAAATGCGCGGGCGGTGCGGGTCCTCGACCAGCGACAGCGTCTCGGGCAGGACCGGTTCGCCCAGCAAATCCCGCGCCCAGGATGCCCCCCGCACGATGGCATTGCCGTTGATGGCCGACAGCAAATGCCCGATGAGAGAGCTTGAGATACGTTCATCGAACAATACCGGATAGGCACCGGTTTTCGGTCTGCGGGCGCCTGCGCGGGCCGCGGCGCGCTCACCCGCAAGCTGGCCGACCGCGGAAGCATCGAGCACATCGCCCTGGAAGACGCGGGATTCCGCGTGCCAGTCACGCTCCATCCCGGTGCCGGTGCCGCTGATCGCCATGCAGGACACCGACCGACCGGTGCGGGCATAGCCGCCCGAAAACCCGTTGGTGGCGGCGATATGCAGGCGGCGGTTGCTATATCCCGCGCTACAGGAGTCGGCCTGGGATACCCCCGGCACGGCAAGGGCGGCGGCCTCTGCCCGGCGGGCGTCGTCCTCCAGCGCGGCCGGGTCGGGTTCGGGCGATGGATCGGCGAGTTCCAGCGCGGCGGTGTCGAAGTCACGCGCAAGGGCCGCAGGGTCCGCCAAACCGATGGTTGCGTCCTCAGGCGCCTCGCGGGCCATGGCGACGGCGCGCTGGGCCATCTCGGCCAGTGTTTCCGCCCGGGCATCGGAGGCCGAGACGCAGGATTGCCGCTGTCCGATCAGCACCCGCAGGCCAAGATCGATCCCCTCTGCCCGCTCTGCCTGTTCCAGCACGCCCTTGCGCACATCGATCGACAGCGAGGCGCCTTCGGCCACGATTGCATCGGCGGCGTCGGCCCCGGCCTTTCGGGCGGCGTCGAGAAGGGCATGGGCCAGGGTTTCGATATCCTGTGGCATTGGACCTCCTGCTGCGGATTGATGATCAGCTAATACGTTGACCCGACGGGAACAAGGCACCGCGACATTCGCGGTGTCCCGCCCCGGCGCGCGATAGCGGGCGGCAGACCCCGCTCAGCGCAGGCGCTGGCCGTTGGCAAGGATCTTTCCGTCCCCCGTCACCTCGATGTCGGAGATCAGCGTGTCGCCTTCTGCACCGGGCCGGGCGAACATGCCCACCATCATCCGGATGCCGGTCGCCTGATCCCGCGGCAACAGCCCCATCCCGACCAGTTTGTCCAGCAGCGCATTGCCGCCCGCAAGCCGCAGGGCAAGCTTGCCTTCCGGTTGCGGCATGCCCTGCTGGCCGATCTTCTGGCTGTTGTCGAAGGTGAACGCACCCTGCCCGGCAAGGTCGACGCCCGCCACGCTCAGTTGCAGGTCCTTCACGTTCAACGCGGACAACTCGCCGGGCATTTCTGTTGGCTGAACGCTGTCGGCGTCGGTGATGTCGACCAGCCAACGCGCCTTGCCCCCAAGGTCGAGCACCACCG
The genomic region above belongs to Rhodovulum sp. P5 and contains:
- a CDS encoding TldD/PmbA family protein; this encodes MPQDIETLAHALLDAARKAGADAADAIVAEGASLSIDVRKGVLEQAERAEGIDLGLRVLIGQRQSCVSASDARAETLAEMAQRAVAMAREAPEDATIGLADPAALARDFDTAALELADPSPEPDPAALEDDARRAEAAALAVPGVSQADSCSAGYSNRRLHIAATNGFSGGYARTGRSVSCMAISGTGTGMERDWHAESRVFQGDVLDASAVGQLAGERAAARAGARRPKTGAYPVLFDERISSSLIGHLLSAINGNAIVRGASWARDLLGEPVLPETLSLVEDPHRPRISGSRPFDAEGLPTARRLIVDKGILTGWVLDLATARKLGLESTANAVRGTSSPPSPAAGNLTLTPGTASRDELLAEMGTGLLVTSLIGSTINPNTGDYSRGASGFWVENGEIAYPVNECTIAGSLPDMLRRITPANDARDHLSRRVPSLRVEGLTLAGD
- a CDS encoding 3'(2'),5'-bisphosphate nucleotidase CysQ, with translation MPGTDLALLTEAAQEAGAIARHYWRRDPQTWDKPDKQGPVTEADIAVNDMLRERLLSARPDYGWLSEETEDDAGRLTAARCFIVDPIDGTRDFIQGGKSFAHAIAVAEAGTVIAAAVYLPVADKLYTAAAGAGARLNDRPIHASQRAKLDGASILTARPALDPGHWAGPPPRVRRSLRASLAYRLCLVAQGRYDAMITLRDSWDWDTAAGSLIAAEAGATVTDRAGRPLRFDGPRPTSHGVLAGAPMLHGELVARLA
- a CDS encoding DUF4170 domain-containing protein — translated: MPQRLHLVFGGELIDPSHTVFKDVNDIHIVGMFPDYQTAYDAWKAEAQRTVDNAHMRYFIAHIHRLRDEELEAGPTEELGA